The following nucleotide sequence is from Pseudobutyrivibrio ruminis HUN009.
GGTGGCACATTGTTAACCTGAGTCATGAATACAAGCTGTCTGTCCTCTGCTGCACGAGTCTCCTCTGGAAGCTTTGGAATAAACATGTATGTAAGCTTAATAATGTAATCAGTGAATGGGAAGATAATACAAACTGCTAAAATAGCGAAGATTGTATGTGTGTTAGCTATCTGACGGGCTGGATCAGATGATGTAGACTGAATCCATGTCAGAAGTGGTGTTACATTTATAATAACTACAATTACAATTGCTCTTATTACATTAAACAAAAGGTTCAAAATAGCTGAACGCTTGCCGTTTCTGTTGGCTGTAAGGGATGCCAAAAGGTTTGGTGTAACTGAACCAATGGCTGCACCAATAATCAAGTAAACTGCTACATCGTAGTCCAATATTCCCTGCACGACGAATGTCTGGAAGATAACTGTTGCAGATGATGAGCTCTGAAGTAATGCTGTGAATGCAATACCAAATACAAGAGCTACAAATGGATTTGTTAATCCAGCAAGGAAGTTCTTAAACATTACTGAATTTGCAAGTGGTGCAATGGATGCTTTCATGATTGTGATACCCTGGAAGAGCATACCGAATCCCATAAAGAAAGAGCCTAAATGCTTAACAATATCTCTCTTCATGAAAAGATACATTACTGCACCAATAAACAAAATGAATGGTGTAAATGTAGCAATATTAAAAGCTGTAATCTGTGCTGTGATTGTTGTACCGATATTGGCACCTAAGATAACGCCGATGGCCTGTGAAAGCGCCATCATACCTGAATTTACAAAACCAATAACCATAACATCGGTTGCAGATGAACTCTGAACCAATACTGTCATAGCTATACCAACGATGACTGCTACAAATTTGTTTGTAGTAGCCTTCTCTAGAATAACCTGAAGATTATCTCCACAGCTGTTTTTTAAGCCTGTAGACATAATCGACATTCCGAAAAGAAATAGACCCACTCCACCAAGAAGTGATAATATCTCTGCTAAAGTCATTATTTTCTCCTTCTACCGTACTTTTCCTTCACGAAAAGTAAAATCCTTAATCCTTCTTTTTTTAGTCCTTGATAATCATAACATGTTAGAATGCCATTGTCTAAGTATTTTCTATGATACAAGTAAAATTTGTGTAAATTCAGATATAAGCCTTGATAAAAATACCGTCTTCACGATATTCCTCGGAAATAAGTTCACCTGTCTCTCTAATCTTTGCAATACTTCCAGCTTCTGTGTAAGGCACCAATCGCTCTATATATTCCTTATTTCCACGCATCAAAGTAGCAAGGATTTCTCTTACTTTATCCAGGCCTTTTCCTGTCTTAATTGAAGTATGTACTGTGTAGTCTGCTCTTAAATCGTGATAATCCAGCTCATCCTCAAGCTTATCTACTTTATTAAAAATAGTAAGAACAGGTTTGTCGCTAACTCCTAATTTGTCCAAAGTCTCATATACGATTTCCATCTGACGGTCCATCTGCGGATTGCTAACATCCACCACATGAATTATGAAATCTGCATATTTAGCTTCTTCCAATGTACTCTTGAAAGCATCCACCAAATGATGAGGAAGCTTTCTGATGAATCCTACTGTATCTGTGAGCAGAATCTTTTGATCATTGTCCAAAAGGAGCTCACGAGTGGTTGGATCAAGGGTCGCAAAAAGAGCATCCCACTCAAGGATGTTTGCATCTGTAAGTTTATTTAAAAGTGATGATTTGCCTGCATTTGTGTAACCAACAATAGCCGCTACAGGCACGCCATTTCTCTGGCGTTTTGAACGTGTAAGCTCACGATGATTTACCACATCATTTAACTCTTTTTTCAGCTGAGTAATGCGACCTGCAATAAGACGCTTATCCATCTCCAGCTTTTTCTCACCAGGGCCACGTGTTCCGATAGCACCACCGCCACCTGCTGCAGTACCACCCACACGAGACATGTTTTTGCCAAAGCCAGTCAATCGAGTCATCTCGTATCTAAGCTGTGCCAGCTCAACCTGAATCTTTCCCTCTGCTGTACCTGCACGGGCAGCAAAAATATCAAGGATAATAAGTGTTCTATCCATGACCTTTGTATCTAAAGCATCAGCAAGATTGCGCATCTGTGCTGGTGTTAATTCATCATCGCAAACAATACCTGTAGCCTCTGTCTCCCAGATTAAATCTGCGATTTCCTCAACCTTGCCAGAGCCCACATATGTGCCTGGGTTTCTACGCTCCAGATTCTGCATGATTTCGCCCACAACCTGAGCACCGGCGGTTTCACAAAGCTCTGCAAGCTCATGAAGAGAATCCTTAGCCTCTACCTCGTCCCCTTCATTAACTGATACAAGTATTACTCTTTCTATAATCTTTTCTGTATTTACCATTTAAAATCCTATCTTTTCAAAATCTCTTATAGTTACATTCTACAATGTTGTTTTATTTACTGCAATTTAATTGTTATTTTCTCATTGACTATATTCCCCGCAAGTGATATTTTTATATCGAATTAAATATTTTGCTAGGGGCGCATATGCTGAGAGGTGCTTGCACCGACCCTTAATACTTGAACTGGATAATACCAGCGTAAGGAAGCGATAGACGAATCTCCTAGCATTGATGTATGAAGGGAGATTTTTTTAATGATTAATCACATGTCTAACGAAAAAACAAAAATCACATTTTCTGCAAAGCAACTTGCTTTTTGTGCTGCTTCTATGGCACTTGCTTTTGTTTTGTCTAATATTAAGGTATTTAAATTCCCAACTGGCGGCTCAATTACATTACTTTCAATGCTCGTTGCATGCCTTCCTGGTTTTTGGTTTGGTCCTATTGTTGGAATTATCACAGGTGTTGCCTATGGATTGCTAAACCTCATTGTTGATCCTTACATTCTTTTCCCAGCACAGGTTATTGTTGATTACATACTCGCCTTTGGTGCTCTTGGATTATCTGGATTCTTCAAGGATTCTAAATATGGTCTTATCAAAGGTTACATCGCAGCTGTTTTAGGACGCTACGTATTTGCGGTAATCTCAGGATGGATATTCTTTGGTGAATGGGCTTGGGAAGGATGGAATCCACTAGCTTACTCACTTGCTTACAACGCAATCTACATCTTTGCTGAGGCTGCTGTAACACTCATCATTCTTTTCATTCCACCAGTAAGAGATGTTATGAACAGACTTAAAAATATGGCTACTGAATAATATATAAAACAAATGCGCCAAGGTTAATCCCTGGCGCATTTTTATTCTAACGTTGCTTTAATTTCTATTACTGTATTGATAGGTTCCCCACCGGCTTCCAAATCGTAATCAATTAAAAGATTGATTTCGGTATCCTTTTGCTCGATTACAAGACGCTTTGTGTGAACCACAATAGTCATCATGCCCATTGGTGTATTGTAAGCATTTCTAGTGCGAGCCCCTGGGGTAAACTCAA
It contains:
- the hflX gene encoding GTPase HflX, giving the protein MVNTEKIIERVILVSVNEGDEVEAKDSLHELAELCETAGAQVVGEIMQNLERRNPGTYVGSGKVEEIADLIWETEATGIVCDDELTPAQMRNLADALDTKVMDRTLIILDIFAARAGTAEGKIQVELAQLRYEMTRLTGFGKNMSRVGGTAAGGGGAIGTRGPGEKKLEMDKRLIAGRITQLKKELNDVVNHRELTRSKRQRNGVPVAAIVGYTNAGKSSLLNKLTDANILEWDALFATLDPTTRELLLDNDQKILLTDTVGFIRKLPHHLVDAFKSTLEEAKYADFIIHVVDVSNPQMDRQMEIVYETLDKLGVSDKPVLTIFNKVDKLEDELDYHDLRADYTVHTSIKTGKGLDKVREILATLMRGNKEYIERLVPYTEAGSIAKIRETGELISEEYREDGIFIKAYI
- the thiT gene encoding energy-coupled thiamine transporter ThiT; the encoded protein is MINHMSNEKTKITFSAKQLAFCAASMALAFVLSNIKVFKFPTGGSITLLSMLVACLPGFWFGPIVGIITGVAYGLLNLIVDPYILFPAQVIVDYILAFGALGLSGFFKDSKYGLIKGYIAAVLGRYVFAVISGWIFFGEWAWEGWNPLAYSLAYNAIYIFAEAAVTLIILFIPPVRDVMNRLKNMATE
- a CDS encoding Na/Pi cotransporter family protein, which translates into the protein MTLAEILSLLGGVGLFLFGMSIMSTGLKNSCGDNLQVILEKATTNKFVAVIVGIAMTVLVQSSSATDVMVIGFVNSGMMALSQAIGVILGANIGTTITAQITAFNIATFTPFILFIGAVMYLFMKRDIVKHLGSFFMGFGMLFQGITIMKASIAPLANSVMFKNFLAGLTNPFVALVFGIAFTALLQSSSSATVIFQTFVVQGILDYDVAVYLIIGAAIGSVTPNLLASLTANRNGKRSAILNLLFNVIRAIVIVVIINVTPLLTWIQSTSSDPARQIANTHTIFAILAVCIIFPFTDYIIKLTYMFIPKLPEETRAAEDRQLVFMTQVNNVPPNMAIHQAQLEAARMGAIAAENFEKAIDCFFDYSPEKVEDVEQREETVNILNHAIQDAMVKLQTLNLTPAMLRRISAITIAVTDIERISDHAENIIEYATRMKNKKTKLSKKAAKELKEMADNSMEEVELAIDIFTSENYENLDKIEKLEKKVDKQEKQLINHHVERLMENKCEPVAGVIFSDMVTDLERCADHAINIAYALKEHA